Proteins from a genomic interval of Parageobacillus toebii NBRC 107807:
- a CDS encoding ABC transporter permease, whose product MLTTQLWIEFKRAITIKNILIWLSIITLIPLVSFYPIREGYMFFKSVEVFQEMVGRIIPLIFPVLVIIIYLPNFLQEQKNNFITYTRPRVPLGIYILSKGIINAFLTGFTILLMMFFSFTFAVFIEPHYLNIIEYSPIVRGNHYSSVTFSQLLKYGDLTYGIVYSLWVAINAVIYSTIAFLLMLIIRLPFVALSAPFLFYHIFNFVVGVFGIARFSPISTIFPFNIEQQPLWTVLVPFTFLLIVLCILYFIVTRNKEGWMI is encoded by the coding sequence ATGCTAACTACTCAACTGTGGATTGAATTCAAAAGAGCCATTACTATAAAGAATATATTAATTTGGTTATCTATCATTACTTTAATACCATTAGTATCTTTTTATCCAATAAGGGAAGGTTACATGTTTTTCAAATCAGTAGAAGTATTTCAAGAAATGGTCGGAAGGATTATTCCATTAATTTTTCCTGTTCTTGTTATTATCATTTATTTGCCAAATTTTTTACAAGAGCAGAAAAATAATTTTATTACATATACTCGTCCTAGAGTACCCTTAGGCATTTATATTCTCAGTAAAGGTATAATTAATGCATTTTTAACAGGTTTTACTATACTTCTGATGATGTTTTTTTCATTTACTTTTGCTGTATTCATTGAACCTCATTATTTAAATATCATTGAGTACTCTCCGATAGTCAGAGGCAATCATTATTCTAGTGTTACATTTTCTCAACTTTTAAAGTATGGAGATTTAACTTACGGTATAGTTTATTCGTTATGGGTTGCCATAAACGCTGTAATATACTCAACTATTGCATTCTTACTAATGCTTATCATAAGACTTCCTTTTGTAGCTTTATCCGCACCATTCCTGTTTTATCATATTTTTAACTTTGTTGTAGGTGTATTTGGTATAGCACGATTTTCACCAATAAGTACTATATTTCCATTTAACATTGAACAGCAACCTTTATGGACTGTACTGGTGCCGTTTACGTTTCTATTAATCGTTTTATGTATTCTATATTTTATAGTAACTCGTAATAAAGAAGGCTGGATGATATAA